Proteins from a single region of Argiope bruennichi chromosome 6, qqArgBrue1.1, whole genome shotgun sequence:
- the LOC129972099 gene encoding dynein regulatory complex subunit 5-like yields MMLVNKCKNIVHEIPGEQLQLLFQPLNEKQKEILSNLLPLNLPIDLLLTLSLNDVYWKRKCCERQWTHLNYWLSNCSWKNTFVSYSVMDIIDNFIIGKSLFVEVKKTLLSFQNYLYILKINGFKFNYSNNNHKYLPLEDFVFQLMSLFPNLKEVYLNNFPLNYEMLLESNDCDLLVNSYEMLSKTLCEFQNLQKFNLLGTKMESFQFSSVIDGLTALNTLVDIDFSCNIITDDFCYSIAKLLTSTQLEVLKLNNNQITNSGVEIIVAALNNNKSLKILQLDHNSIGNKGAISLFNCLISNNNLLNIDVAYNKFTAECIFSLCMFLERNSTLQHLNLTGNNLGQEAGWKIYKVVQGNRRLLYLGFQFCGFICEIEDLIHLQISQNHENRYQSELK; encoded by the exons ATGATGTTGgtcaataaatgcaaaaatattgttcATGAGATCCCAG gTGAACAGCTACAACTTCTATTTCAACcattaaatgaaaaacagaagGAAATCTTGTCCAATTTATTACCATTAAACTTACCTATTGATTTGTTGCTTACCTTGTCTCTAAATGATGTGTATTGGAAAAGAAAATGCTGTGAGCGACAGTGGACTCATCTAAATTATTGGTTAAGTAATTGCAgttggaaaaacacatttgttTCTTATTCTGTTATGGATATAATTGATAATTTCATCATTGGAAAGTCTTTATTTGTGGAagtaaaaaaaacacttttaagtttccaaaattatttgtatattttaaaaattaatggatttaaatttaattattcaaataataatcacAAATACCTGCCTCTTGAAGATTTTGTCTTTCAGTTAATGTCATTGTTTCCTAATCTTAaagaagtatatttaaataattttcctctcAATTATGAAATGCTTCTAGAATCTAATGATTGTGATTTATTAGttaatagttatgaaatgttGAGTAAAACTCtatgtgaatttcaaaatttacagaaatttaatttacttggtactaaaatggaaagttttcaattttcttctgTAATTGATGGTTTAACTGCTTTAAATACCTTAGTTGATATTgatttttcttgtaatataatCACTGATGATTTCTGTTATTCAATCGCAAAGCTTTTAACATCTACTCAACTTGAGGTattgaagttaaataataatCAGATTACAAATAGCGGAGTAGAAATTATTGTAGCAgctttaaataacaataaatcactaaaaatattGCAGTTGGATCACAATTCCATTGGTAATAAAGGTGctataagtttatttaattgtttaatttcaaataataatttacttaatattgatgtagcatataataaatttactgcTGAATgcatattttctctttgcatgtTTTTGGAAAGGAACAGTACTTTGCAGCATTTAAATCTTACTGGAAATAACTTGGGACAG GAAGCAGGttggaaaatatataaagttgTCCAAGGTAATAGAAGACTTTTATATCTTGGATTTCAGTTCTGTGGATTCATTTGTGAGATAGAAGATTTAATACATCTACAGATATCACAGAATCATGAAAATAGATATCAAAGTGAactgaagtaa